One genomic window of Xanthobacter dioxanivorans includes the following:
- a CDS encoding transporter: MTTFARMAAAGALSLVAVATPVHAGSVTQPGETVGIAAGAPLPEGVYFVNTADWGCRNTSPDTTCVGVDIPVLAWATPVFLLGGRLQLLTAAPLIEVGVENGDYTSGFYNPFFAAQLAWDLGNGFGFSYMAGFYLGVNTGVAFDSTSFNQRFAVSYTADGWNLTANAIWGIQANGVSTTVNPNFLNVDLTATKKFGKFEIGPVAYYSTDLNKPLPFYGKQSQFAVGGLVGYDFGPVIVQAYLTTDVYQENYGGNDTRVWTRIIVPLWNPPPSQAAFPHK; the protein is encoded by the coding sequence ATGACGACATTCGCAAGAATGGCGGCAGCAGGCGCATTGTCGCTTGTCGCCGTGGCAACACCTGTCCACGCCGGCTCCGTCACCCAGCCGGGCGAGACGGTCGGCATCGCCGCCGGCGCGCCGCTGCCGGAGGGGGTCTATTTCGTCAACACTGCGGATTGGGGCTGCCGCAACACTTCGCCGGACACCACCTGCGTGGGCGTGGATATCCCCGTGCTCGCATGGGCGACGCCGGTCTTCCTGCTGGGCGGCCGCCTCCAGCTCCTCACTGCCGCGCCGCTGATCGAGGTCGGTGTCGAGAATGGCGACTACACGTCGGGTTTCTACAATCCCTTCTTTGCTGCGCAGCTCGCCTGGGACCTCGGTAACGGGTTCGGCTTCAGCTATATGGCTGGCTTTTATCTGGGGGTGAATACGGGGGTGGCGTTCGATTCCACCTCCTTCAACCAGCGCTTCGCAGTGAGTTACACCGCCGATGGCTGGAACCTCACCGCCAACGCCATATGGGGCATCCAGGCGAACGGCGTGAGCACCACGGTCAATCCGAACTTCCTCAATGTCGACCTCACCGCGACGAAGAAGTTCGGCAAGTTCGAGATCGGCCCGGTGGCTTATTACTCCACCGACCTCAACAAGCCGCTGCCATTCTACGGCAAGCAGAGCCAGTTCGCGGTGGGCGGGCTCGTTGGCTACGACTTCGGTCCGGTGATCGTACAGGCCTATCTCACCACGGATGTCTACCAGGAGAATTACGGCGGCAACGACACGCGCGTCTGGACCCGCATCATCGTGCCGCTGTGGAATCCGCCGCCATCCCAGGCGGCATTTCCGCACAAGTGA